A genomic segment from Gracilimonas sediminicola encodes:
- a CDS encoding PKD domain-containing protein: MKKIAFCTYLLLMFFLSPLALLQAQDMFLSISGRNTEFKSGDNRHQYDIWIKPDADAPKAMLQLFDAGIGGTIDQITTTNANTTTTYRIYPFDELYSFSDNQITEKSGNSSDLETLSVMNEERFKGRWINLFVLNEEVENGFIVRVTADGGNDVNNFDLRVRNTVGDPLEGQPWKIITIDLGIGIFDMSPEQSVQVKPYSPGVELPTLEADGEEDSKIEITDATGTYYPLSQENTRLPENSFGIENEWAVSISGSRQILNNIAIYGKERPILWLYEGHFHPTAKPDFNIQTTTANNCTDKTFRLGSTILSQREMQNAEWTINEKTLATGFSPNIPFTVRGKQTIHVKVPNPVPNVLPKFWVTSTDIDITSPPIARLQSPKEIVAPGEVITLSAENSYDLGRQELSYTWFVNGRPAGNGPTFDFSSEDAGTHIISVRVSNSGTVARCNNSQRQLRIRVNSQPYAEIRYDSTFQTGQLLTFSAININDSDGDSLSYEWEGLGVTGSENTKREVAISHLATGTFDVTLTVDDNTNTDNSRFTITGSYTVTPPRAKNVQASSDSTLSDSTQSGPATDSLLTDEIQFEQPLPDPNAVIEAPRVSSVSKVGFTLNDSLTTSTNTASDSVLIEWDFGDGTVASGVQPSHLYEKPGTYAVNVTIRKGDEVEKKRHVIVINEYPVADFTVPDTLAGGHAFRVDGTQSTDKDGFITGYQWYIDGVPAATGPNPTLTINDPGEHTISLRVQDNSGHENAQDLSSKDVWVNHAPVLKWNITPDKIAPGDEVTFDATETYDPDGEIRELKWSFPDGTEMNGPIVTKSFGESGPHYFTLTATDNQGLANSTISKEGTVNINHEPYIITERVVRSNSLDIKLDASETYDVDNDQVFFEWTLPDGSKRNEASFSWRAPEFGVHIVGLSVHDGLGLSNSRNQETIRILINRPVEAIVDSLIATCSGKTVLFNSSSSIDPDGNDFDVTWYFGNGETSKEANPSYVYDAPGVYEARLELTDGITEEKTVAKIPVIVEGSPVAKMNVSDTTICVNTALNLDGSNSVDPSGALPSLVWSLGDGTTESGPKVQHVYTEPGIYPLTLTVQGSGSAQCGNTNQVRATVRVIQGPNAVFNLQEWASPGDVITLDGSASSAEDEIINAEWRIEYVPDGSVETVQGLVADHPFTEPGEYLVTLFLQTDSSSGCNTVTLTKSIKVNAAPNIVWNLAETVPAGSDLSLNALQSNDPDGFIKEYSWFLDGELISKNASEIIKTVEPGFHTVALEVKDNSPSNNNRVRMEKRFFANSSPQPEITAPGKVYLNRQVRLSGGPDTDRDGDRLIQQWKVNNHLIDDSTFTPTQLREYRITLIQDDGRGISNSVDSAVVHIIPIGHPDIDPDYPEQISFGGSLSISDLKIPRQDDWRFVVDGAYQNSWSADTPGPDSLHLMWFYEQRPTSSVKFPIVVSEPLMFTNEADTVRNAEWNPANPFTVIRAPEVNREVSQVKFTWLQDGEEIGVGYRISLPVQKGENRFRVRVRDLQVKQSSPVETEMVIITE, translated from the coding sequence ATGAAGAAAATAGCCTTTTGTACATATCTTCTTCTGATGTTTTTTCTATCTCCGCTGGCTTTGCTGCAGGCGCAGGATATGTTTCTCTCTATATCGGGACGGAATACCGAGTTCAAAAGCGGGGACAACCGACATCAGTATGACATCTGGATAAAGCCGGATGCCGATGCTCCCAAAGCTATGCTTCAGCTTTTTGATGCCGGTATTGGCGGTACCATTGATCAGATTACCACCACAAACGCCAACACCACAACCACCTATCGCATCTATCCTTTTGATGAGCTCTATTCATTCAGTGATAACCAAATTACTGAGAAATCCGGTAATAGTTCAGACCTGGAAACTTTGTCGGTGATGAACGAAGAACGATTCAAAGGCCGCTGGATTAACCTATTTGTGCTCAACGAAGAAGTTGAAAATGGATTCATCGTTCGGGTTACAGCCGATGGCGGGAATGATGTAAATAATTTTGACCTGAGAGTCAGAAATACGGTTGGTGATCCGCTTGAAGGTCAACCCTGGAAGATTATCACCATAGACCTGGGGATTGGCATTTTTGATATGTCACCGGAACAGAGCGTACAAGTGAAGCCCTACAGTCCGGGCGTTGAGCTCCCAACTTTGGAAGCCGACGGTGAAGAAGACAGTAAGATTGAAATCACCGATGCAACCGGAACGTACTACCCACTTAGTCAGGAAAACACCCGCCTCCCTGAAAACAGCTTTGGTATTGAAAACGAATGGGCCGTAAGCATCAGCGGCTCCAGGCAGATACTGAACAACATCGCAATTTACGGTAAGGAACGGCCTATTTTATGGTTGTATGAAGGTCACTTCCATCCGACTGCAAAACCCGATTTCAATATTCAAACCACCACCGCCAATAACTGTACGGATAAAACTTTCAGGCTCGGCAGCACTATCCTTTCGCAAAGAGAGATGCAGAATGCGGAATGGACTATTAACGAAAAAACACTGGCTACCGGTTTTTCTCCAAACATACCGTTTACCGTTCGGGGCAAACAAACCATACATGTGAAAGTACCCAACCCGGTACCGAATGTGCTGCCAAAATTCTGGGTCACTTCAACAGACATAGATATTACCAGTCCGCCCATTGCCCGCTTGCAAAGTCCAAAGGAAATTGTAGCACCCGGAGAGGTTATCACCCTTTCGGCGGAAAACTCTTACGATCTCGGCAGGCAGGAATTGAGCTATACCTGGTTTGTAAACGGACGTCCGGCAGGTAATGGGCCAACCTTTGATTTCTCTTCAGAGGATGCCGGCACTCATATCATTTCGGTTCGGGTGAGTAATAGTGGAACTGTAGCGAGGTGTAACAACAGCCAGCGCCAGCTGCGTATCCGTGTAAATAGTCAGCCTTATGCTGAAATTCGTTACGACTCTACCTTCCAGACCGGCCAGTTACTTACCTTTTCTGCCATAAACATAAACGACAGTGACGGCGATTCCCTCAGCTATGAATGGGAAGGATTGGGAGTTACCGGCAGCGAGAATACAAAGCGCGAGGTGGCTATAAGCCATTTAGCCACCGGCACCTTTGATGTAACCTTAACGGTTGATGATAATACTAATACCGATAATTCCCGGTTTACTATCACCGGTTCGTACACGGTTACTCCTCCCCGCGCCAAGAACGTGCAGGCATCATCGGATTCTACTTTAAGTGATTCTACTCAATCCGGTCCTGCAACTGATAGCCTTTTGACAGATGAGATTCAGTTTGAACAACCGCTTCCCGATCCCAACGCGGTTATCGAAGCGCCGCGGGTTTCATCGGTTTCAAAAGTTGGATTTACGCTGAATGATTCTCTCACGACTTCCACCAACACCGCTTCCGATTCCGTTCTTATTGAGTGGGATTTTGGGGATGGAACAGTAGCTTCCGGTGTTCAGCCTTCTCATTTGTATGAGAAACCCGGCACCTATGCAGTCAATGTGACCATCAGGAAAGGAGATGAGGTAGAGAAAAAGCGCCATGTGATTGTGATAAACGAATATCCGGTTGCTGATTTTACCGTGCCTGACACGCTTGCCGGCGGACACGCCTTCCGGGTTGATGGCACCCAAAGCACAGACAAGGATGGTTTTATTACCGGCTACCAGTGGTATATAGATGGTGTGCCTGCTGCCACGGGCCCAAACCCAACGCTGACGATCAACGACCCCGGCGAACACACCATTTCCCTGAGAGTTCAGGATAATTCCGGTCACGAAAATGCCCAGGACCTTTCCAGCAAGGATGTATGGGTGAATCATGCTCCGGTACTTAAATGGAATATCACCCCGGATAAAATTGCGCCGGGTGATGAAGTAACGTTCGATGCCACCGAAACCTACGATCCGGATGGTGAGATTCGGGAGCTGAAATGGTCGTTCCCGGATGGAACTGAAATGAACGGCCCCATTGTAACCAAAAGCTTTGGAGAAAGCGGACCGCATTACTTTACTCTCACAGCTACCGACAATCAGGGTCTTGCTAATTCCACCATTTCTAAAGAAGGGACGGTCAACATAAACCATGAGCCTTATATCATTACAGAACGAGTAGTCCGGTCCAACTCCCTCGATATTAAACTGGATGCTTCCGAGACGTATGATGTAGATAACGACCAAGTGTTTTTTGAATGGACACTCCCGGATGGCTCCAAGCGAAATGAAGCCAGTTTCAGCTGGAGAGCTCCGGAATTTGGGGTACACATCGTGGGCTTATCCGTACATGACGGACTTGGATTATCCAACAGCCGTAACCAGGAAACCATCCGCATACTTATCAATCGCCCAGTTGAAGCAATCGTTGATTCCCTGATTGCCACCTGTAGCGGAAAAACAGTTTTATTCAACAGTTCAAGCAGTATCGATCCAGATGGAAACGACTTTGATGTAACCTGGTATTTTGGGAATGGAGAAACCTCCAAAGAAGCGAACCCCTCTTATGTTTATGATGCCCCCGGTGTTTATGAGGCCCGCCTGGAACTCACCGATGGCATCACCGAGGAAAAGACCGTTGCCAAGATACCGGTGATTGTAGAAGGTTCTCCGGTAGCCAAGATGAATGTTAGCGATACCACCATTTGTGTGAATACCGCGCTTAACCTCGATGGTTCAAACAGTGTGGACCCCTCAGGAGCTCTTCCCTCCCTGGTTTGGAGCCTTGGAGACGGAACTACTGAAAGCGGCCCAAAAGTACAGCATGTGTACACCGAACCCGGTATTTATCCACTTACCCTAACGGTTCAGGGATCCGGGTCAGCACAGTGTGGAAATACAAATCAGGTACGAGCAACCGTAAGGGTAATTCAAGGTCCGAATGCCGTTTTTAATTTACAAGAGTGGGCCAGTCCCGGTGATGTGATTACCCTGGATGGGAGTGCTTCTTCGGCAGAAGATGAAATAATCAATGCCGAATGGAGAATTGAATATGTACCGGATGGGTCAGTAGAAACCGTTCAGGGCCTGGTTGCCGATCACCCATTTACTGAACCGGGAGAATACCTGGTGACTTTATTTCTCCAAACTGATTCATCCAGTGGCTGTAATACCGTGACCCTGACGAAATCCATAAAAGTAAACGCTGCTCCGAATATCGTATGGAACCTTGCCGAAACGGTTCCTGCCGGTTCTGATTTAAGTCTGAATGCCTTACAATCAAATGATCCGGACGGTTTTATCAAAGAGTATAGTTGGTTCCTTGATGGGGAATTAATAAGCAAAAATGCCTCGGAGATCATTAAAACCGTTGAGCCCGGATTTCACACCGTCGCACTGGAGGTGAAGGATAACTCCCCTTCCAATAATAACCGGGTTCGTATGGAGAAACGCTTTTTCGCCAACAGTTCACCCCAGCCTGAGATAACCGCTCCCGGAAAAGTATATCTGAATCGCCAAGTCCGACTTTCGGGAGGACCTGATACCGACCGTGACGGCGATCGCCTGATTCAGCAGTGGAAGGTGAATAACCACCTCATCGATGATTCCACCTTCACCCCCACCCAACTTCGGGAATATCGCATAACCCTGATTCAAGATGATGGACGAGGAATATCTAACTCGGTAGACTCTGCCGTGGTTCATATCATTCCCATCGGCCATCCGGATATCGATCCCGATTATCCGGAGCAAATCAGTTTTGGGGGCAGCCTTTCCATCAGCGACCTGAAAATACCCCGGCAGGACGACTGGAGGTTTGTAGTGGACGGAGCGTATCAAAACAGCTGGTCGGCCGATACCCCGGGTCCGGACAGCCTGCACCTGATGTGGTTTTATGAGCAGCGGCCCACATCGTCTGTGAAATTCCCTATCGTGGTATCCGAGCCCCTGATGTTTACAAATGAAGCCGATACCGTACGGAATGCGGAATGGAATCCGGCTAATCCTTTTACCGTAATCAGAGCGCCGGAAGTAAACCGTGAGGTTTCACAGGTTAAGTTTACCTGGCTGCAGGATGGAGAAGAAATTGGAGTTGGCTATCGAATCAGCCTGCCGGTTCAAAAGGGAGAGAATCGCTTCAGGGTGAGAGTGAGAGACCTGCAGGTGAAACAATCATCGCCCGTTGAAACCGAAATGGTTATTATCACTGAATAG
- the trkA gene encoding Trk system potassium transporter TrkA, whose product MKIVIIGAGEIGYDLASVLSSEKHDVTVLDREKECLNKVSDSLDVLTIEGNATSVKDLVKTDVAEADILISVTSIDEVNMISGMIGKRLGAKMVIARIRSDEFSDDNAPLTPSDLGIDVMIHPELSAAQEIAQLLKRSSASDVINLAEDRMQLIGIRLEPDSPLIGKSLNEYSALHSDVTFRVVAIGRRGRTIIPNGSVKLQKYDQMFVLAKTENIPFIIETTGKKEMELNSVMIAGGSAMGAMIARILCADPSKNWSIKLIEPDYDTAEELAIELKEVMVLNGNPTDPDLLATEGISDMDAFIAVTDDEESNIISCLMAKHLEVKKTVALVSKPDFIPLAQTIGLDAVINKKVAASNEIHRYVRRGRVISVTELRGIKAEVIELQANEGSKITNKPIKKLRLPDGCVIGGVLCDGSVEIATGATEVKANDRVMIFCVPSAIDKVTKLFQ is encoded by the coding sequence TTGAAGATTGTTATTATTGGTGCCGGGGAGATTGGATACGACCTCGCCAGCGTACTTTCATCAGAAAAACACGACGTTACCGTACTTGACCGTGAGAAAGAGTGCCTCAACAAGGTATCAGATTCTCTCGATGTGCTCACCATAGAAGGAAATGCCACCTCCGTTAAAGATCTCGTAAAAACCGATGTAGCTGAAGCAGATATACTGATTTCAGTTACCAGCATCGATGAGGTGAATATGATTTCCGGTATGATCGGGAAACGGCTGGGGGCAAAAATGGTGATCGCCAGGATTCGCAGTGATGAGTTCTCTGACGACAACGCCCCCCTTACCCCCTCTGATCTTGGTATCGATGTAATGATTCACCCCGAGCTAAGTGCCGCCCAGGAAATCGCCCAGTTATTGAAGAGATCATCAGCCAGTGATGTAATTAACCTTGCGGAAGACCGCATGCAGCTGATTGGGATACGCCTGGAACCTGATTCACCTTTAATTGGCAAATCATTAAATGAATATTCCGCCCTCCACTCTGATGTTACTTTTCGCGTGGTAGCTATTGGCAGGCGTGGGCGTACTATTATTCCCAATGGTTCGGTAAAGCTTCAGAAATACGACCAGATGTTTGTTCTGGCTAAAACCGAAAACATCCCTTTCATCATTGAAACGACTGGTAAGAAAGAGATGGAATTGAATTCGGTTATGATTGCCGGCGGTTCTGCTATGGGAGCCATGATTGCCCGGATTCTCTGCGCCGATCCTTCCAAGAACTGGTCCATTAAACTGATTGAACCGGATTATGATACGGCTGAGGAACTCGCTATCGAGCTTAAGGAAGTGATGGTGTTAAACGGGAATCCTACCGACCCGGATTTACTGGCCACCGAGGGTATCAGCGACATGGATGCTTTCATAGCGGTGACTGATGACGAGGAATCCAATATCATCTCCTGCCTGATGGCCAAGCACCTGGAAGTGAAAAAGACAGTAGCCCTTGTTTCCAAACCCGATTTCATCCCGTTGGCTCAAACCATCGGGCTGGACGCCGTTATAAACAAGAAAGTAGCTGCTTCCAACGAAATTCACCGATATGTGCGCCGGGGACGCGTAATTTCAGTTACCGAACTGAGAGGCATTAAGGCAGAGGTTATTGAACTGCAAGCCAATGAAGGCTCTAAAATCACCAACAAACCCATCAAAAAATTGCGCCTTCCGGATGGATGCGTGATCGGTGGTGTTCTTTGCGATGGTTCGGTTGAAATTGCCACAGGTGCAACGGAAGTGAAGGCAAACGACCGGGTTATGATATTCTGCGTGCCTTCTGCCATCGATAAAGTAACCAAGCTTTTTCAATAA
- a CDS encoding TrkH family potassium uptake protein: MALSPTSNLNRAKIDFLVVLGVLGAFIFFMGFALMLPAFVDFYYGEDTWHSFLFSAAIAFVVGGALWYSFRPQEELRVREGFLIVSLTWLSLSLVGALPFVISGVLPSFTDAVFETMSGLSTTGSTILGGTTSDGFRNPQIEDIPKSFLFWRSLAHWLGGMGIIVLSLAILPLLGIGGMQLFQAESPGPTADKLTPRVQETAKLLWGIYVAFTAAEFILLWLHPSMDWFEAINHAFATMATGGFSTKNASIEAFNSAYVDWVIIIFMYLAGINFAMHFRLIQGDKEAFFGNREIRFYTLVIFIGIVIISGSLWVIDNYNILDALRYGAFQVLAIVTTTGFGTDNYEVWNSIGAFFLFLLFFTGGCAGSTGGGIKMIRWMILIRNTGREIKQIIHPKAILPVRIGDQAINRNIQQTVLSFFILYVFIFAAGAFAISLFGYDIMSSIGASIAAIGNIGPGWGDFGPTDNFAGLPYLGKWILIMLMMVGRLEIFTVLIIFSPAFWKQ; encoded by the coding sequence ATGGCTCTTTCACCGACTTCAAACCTGAACCGGGCAAAAATTGACTTCCTTGTTGTACTGGGAGTGTTGGGTGCATTTATCTTTTTTATGGGTTTCGCCCTGATGCTTCCTGCTTTTGTCGACTTTTACTATGGAGAAGATACCTGGCACTCCTTCCTGTTTTCAGCTGCTATCGCTTTTGTGGTGGGTGGTGCTCTTTGGTATTCCTTTCGCCCTCAGGAAGAGCTCAGAGTCCGCGAAGGCTTCCTGATCGTAAGTCTTACCTGGCTTTCACTTTCATTAGTCGGAGCCCTCCCTTTTGTGATCTCAGGAGTTCTCCCTTCTTTTACCGATGCCGTTTTCGAAACCATGAGCGGTTTGTCGACCACCGGCTCAACCATACTGGGCGGAACCACCAGCGACGGTTTCCGGAATCCGCAGATTGAAGACATCCCCAAAAGCTTTTTATTCTGGCGGTCACTCGCTCACTGGCTGGGGGGAATGGGTATTATCGTTTTATCATTGGCAATCCTTCCCTTATTAGGAATTGGAGGCATGCAGCTGTTTCAGGCAGAGTCACCTGGTCCTACCGCCGATAAGCTCACCCCGCGCGTACAAGAGACAGCTAAGCTTTTATGGGGCATTTACGTAGCCTTTACTGCTGCCGAGTTCATTTTGCTGTGGCTTCATCCTTCCATGGACTGGTTCGAAGCCATTAACCATGCTTTTGCGACTATGGCAACGGGTGGATTTTCAACTAAAAATGCCAGTATCGAGGCCTTTAACTCCGCTTATGTGGATTGGGTCATCATCATTTTCATGTACCTGGCGGGGATTAACTTTGCTATGCACTTCCGGCTTATTCAGGGCGACAAAGAGGCCTTTTTTGGCAACCGGGAGATACGCTTCTACACGCTCGTTATTTTCATCGGCATTGTAATCATTTCCGGTTCGCTGTGGGTAATTGATAACTATAACATTCTTGACGCTCTTCGGTACGGAGCCTTTCAGGTACTGGCCATTGTAACAACCACAGGCTTTGGAACCGACAATTATGAAGTCTGGAATTCCATCGGGGCCTTTTTCCTGTTCCTGCTCTTTTTTACCGGGGGTTGTGCCGGCTCAACCGGCGGCGGTATTAAAATGATTCGCTGGATGATTCTGATTCGTAATACCGGACGAGAGATCAAGCAAATCATTCACCCCAAAGCTATCCTTCCGGTAAGAATCGGCGATCAGGCCATTAACCGAAATATCCAGCAGACGGTGCTGAGCTTTTTCATTCTCTATGTGTTCATTTTTGCAGCCGGAGCTTTTGCTATCAGTCTGTTTGGCTACGATATCATGTCGTCTATTGGGGCAAGTATAGCTGCTATTGGTAATATCGGTCCGGGTTGGGGTGATTTTGGTCCTACCGATAACTTTGCCGGACTTCCTTATCTTGGCAAATGGATTTTGATTATGCTGATGATGGTTGGGCGGCTCGAGATTTTTACCGTGCTGATCATCTTCTCTCCTGCTTTCTGGAAACAGTGA
- a CDS encoding alpha/beta fold hydrolase, translated as MGKDIFKSQEARNRQEEWFQLFLAKVDLNVNFKMVPTAFGESHVLLAGNPDKPPLVCLHAMLTSSAHLLSEIRYLAEHYQLILPDIPGFSVKGIPERLSFKDNSHSQWLAGVIDSFEPETVHLFGVSIGGYIAREFSLAFPERVGKLILLVPAGIFQAPVIKGLMTLTIPMIKYKFNPSEENLKNLVDYFLTTWDDDWAHFLGDSINDFITPKKIPSVASDEELQNLTMPVLTIAADNDLSFPGEPLIERATEHIPNVETELLPDTRHSPPTTEEFRRWLSRRVDTFLKG; from the coding sequence GTGGGAAAAGATATATTCAAGAGTCAGGAAGCACGAAACAGACAGGAAGAATGGTTTCAACTTTTTTTAGCTAAGGTTGATCTGAATGTGAATTTTAAGATGGTTCCTACAGCATTCGGGGAAAGCCATGTTTTATTGGCCGGTAATCCTGACAAGCCACCGTTGGTTTGCCTGCACGCTATGCTTACCAGTTCGGCTCACTTGCTTTCTGAAATCAGGTACCTGGCCGAGCATTACCAACTCATTCTTCCGGATATTCCCGGGTTTTCTGTAAAAGGCATCCCTGAACGGCTTTCATTTAAAGACAATAGTCATTCTCAATGGCTTGCCGGGGTTATAGACTCTTTTGAACCGGAAACGGTTCACTTATTCGGGGTAAGCATAGGCGGGTATATTGCCCGGGAATTTTCTTTAGCTTTTCCTGAACGGGTTGGTAAGTTGATCCTGTTAGTTCCGGCGGGCATTTTTCAGGCTCCGGTGATTAAAGGCTTAATGACCCTGACGATTCCGATGATTAAATATAAATTCAACCCGTCCGAAGAGAATCTGAAAAACCTGGTAGATTATTTCTTAACAACCTGGGATGATGATTGGGCTCATTTTCTTGGTGATTCCATAAATGACTTCATCACTCCAAAGAAAATTCCGTCGGTCGCTTCTGATGAAGAACTGCAAAACTTAACTATGCCGGTTCTCACTATTGCTGCAGACAATGATTTGTCTTTTCCCGGAGAACCATTGATTGAAAGGGCTACAGAACACATTCCGAATGTTGAAACGGAGCTGCTGCCGGATACCCGTCACAGTCCGCCAACTACGGAAGAATTCAGGAGATGGCTTTCTCGACGGGTAGATACATTTTTAAAGGGATGA
- a CDS encoding NAD(P)/FAD-dependent oxidoreductase — MQKELQIRVLPDVAGESHLLEEYLIDKEGLAPEDLRHVQVLRRSIDARSRQAYYNLKVRMYINEEFEPDEISLPDYPNVSNAEEVIIIGAGPAGLFAALELLENGLKPVIIERGKNAKNRIQDLKGINVRHEVNEDSNYCFGEGGAGTYSDGKLYTRSKKRGDVRKVLELLVGFGAVKNILVEAHPHIGTNKLPDIIANMRECILQHGGEIHFNTRVTDLITDSSSIKGVIAQDGTRFTAKRVILATGHSARDIFELLHRKGIEIELKPLAIGVRVEHPQSLIDSIQYNCETRGDYLPPAAYSIVKQVDDRGVYSFCMCPGGVIAPCATSPGEVVTNGWSSSRRARSTANSGIVVELKPEDFKPFEKFGPLAAMEFQRSIEQKAWAEGGKTQTAPAQRLRDFIKGDVSEDLPNTSYAPGITSVELGSVLPDFIHKNLKEGFLQFDRSMRGYLTNDAVVHAPESRTSSPVKIPRNRETLEHVQIAGLYPCGEGAGYAGGIVSAAMDGMRCAKQIKMRQGN, encoded by the coding sequence ATGCAGAAAGAATTACAAATCCGAGTGCTGCCCGATGTGGCAGGAGAGTCTCATTTACTGGAAGAATACCTTATTGATAAAGAGGGGTTAGCCCCGGAAGATCTGCGTCATGTGCAGGTTTTACGTCGTTCCATCGATGCCCGATCCAGACAGGCTTACTACAACCTGAAAGTACGGATGTATATCAACGAGGAGTTTGAACCGGATGAAATCTCTCTTCCCGATTATCCCAATGTGAGTAATGCCGAGGAGGTGATAATAATTGGAGCAGGTCCGGCAGGCTTGTTTGCTGCACTTGAGCTGCTGGAAAATGGGCTGAAGCCGGTCATCATTGAGCGTGGAAAAAATGCAAAAAACCGGATTCAGGACCTGAAGGGAATTAACGTCAGGCATGAGGTGAATGAGGATTCGAACTACTGCTTTGGGGAAGGTGGAGCCGGAACCTATTCGGATGGTAAGCTATACACGCGCTCCAAAAAGCGGGGTGATGTCCGGAAAGTGCTGGAGCTGCTGGTTGGTTTCGGAGCGGTAAAGAACATCCTGGTGGAAGCTCACCCTCACATTGGAACCAATAAACTGCCGGATATTATAGCCAACATGCGGGAGTGTATTTTACAACACGGCGGAGAAATTCATTTCAATACCCGTGTTACAGATCTAATAACTGATTCTTCTTCCATAAAAGGAGTGATTGCACAAGACGGAACCAGGTTTACGGCTAAAAGAGTGATCCTGGCGACAGGGCATTCTGCCCGTGATATTTTTGAGCTTCTGCACCGAAAGGGGATAGAAATTGAACTTAAGCCGTTGGCCATTGGGGTACGTGTAGAGCATCCGCAGTCACTGATAGATTCCATTCAATACAACTGTGAAACCCGGGGAGATTATCTTCCGCCTGCTGCCTACAGTATTGTTAAACAGGTGGATGATCGCGGGGTGTATTCGTTTTGTATGTGTCCGGGTGGCGTTATAGCTCCCTGTGCAACCTCGCCGGGGGAAGTTGTGACCAACGGGTGGTCTTCTTCACGCCGGGCCCGATCTACGGCCAACTCGGGCATTGTGGTAGAATTGAAGCCTGAAGACTTTAAACCGTTTGAAAAGTTCGGCCCGCTGGCAGCAATGGAATTTCAGCGCTCCATAGAACAGAAAGCCTGGGCAGAAGGAGGGAAAACCCAAACGGCACCGGCTCAGCGACTGCGGGACTTTATAAAAGGGGATGTTTCTGAGGACTTGCCCAACACCTCTTATGCACCGGGCATTACCTCGGTTGAACTGGGTTCGGTTTTGCCGGACTTCATCCATAAAAACCTGAAAGAGGGGTTTCTCCAATTCGACCGCAGCATGCGTGGCTACCTGACGAATGATGCGGTAGTTCATGCTCCTGAATCCCGTACTTCAAGTCCGGTTAAAATCCCAAGAAACAGAGAAACCCTGGAGCATGTACAAATCGCCGGATTATATCCCTGTGGCGAAGGAGCCGGCTATGCTGGGGGAATTGTCTCTGCAGCCATGGATGGGATGAGGTGTGCCAAGCAGATTAAGATGAGGCAGGGAAACTAA
- a CDS encoding YceI family protein, translating to MNKAIFHTIFFILIAGASCVFAAGQSNGEQRTDSTESINLIVDTEQSVVKWRGTEMRGSDSHEGILKLREGHLELDGGQLTSGYFIADMHSITVTDIPKSDPVPRRYLTEHLESEDFFYVEKYPTAGFEITQTQKLEADRVRITGNLSIRDVTRTVEFSATKASDESNFRYTASFTIDRFEYNISYQGSYWKRITSLIDNNFVDAEISISVELVALTMNN from the coding sequence ATGAATAAGGCAATCTTCCATACCATCTTTTTTATTCTGATTGCCGGTGCTTCCTGTGTATTCGCAGCGGGTCAAAGTAACGGAGAGCAAAGAACAGACTCAACCGAAAGCATAAACCTGATTGTGGATACCGAGCAATCGGTAGTAAAATGGAGAGGAACCGAAATGCGAGGTTCCGACAGCCACGAGGGAATCCTGAAGTTGCGTGAAGGCCACCTGGAATTAGATGGTGGTCAGCTGACCAGCGGTTATTTCATAGCCGATATGCACTCCATAACGGTAACCGACATCCCCAAAAGTGATCCGGTTCCGCGGCGATATTTAACCGAGCATCTGGAAAGTGAAGACTTCTTTTATGTGGAGAAATATCCAACAGCCGGATTTGAAATCACCCAAACCCAAAAGCTGGAAGCCGATCGGGTGAGGATAACTGGCAATTTGTCGATCAGAGATGTAACCCGGACAGTGGAATTTTCCGCCACAAAAGCATCTGATGAGTCAAACTTTCGTTACACGGCTTCCTTTACTATCGACCGGTTTGAGTATAATATCTCTTATCAGGGAAGTTACTGGAAACGAATTACGAGCCTTATCGACAATAATTTTGTGGATGCTGAGATCTCCATTTCTGTTGAGTTGGTTGCACTCACTATGAATAATTGA